tgcgtcgccaccaaggtcagcacccccgacgccccgtaaaacagcccgctcctgacaaggtccttgaccacgtccgggacctccaccagctggaccgcgggcgcgctggtacttggcaCCGACATGAAGATTTCTGAGACAACGAGCTGGGCAACACTGTGGATCTGGTCAAggtccccctcgagagcatgccGCTCTTCACGGGccttggccagctcctccgcaTTCCGGCTGACGGTCGCCTTAGtcgtctccaggtcctgctctaGCGTCTTCACCGTTTCacccagctctggaagaagggcgaccagctcagaaacaggctgaggAAACTAAcgcaacaaaaaacaaaaaaagaggtACGTACCAACACGGGAGTTCTCAAGGGCGGAGAATTCCTCTACCTATCAAGCCGCCCGTGCGCACAGCCGGGCGTTTGCCTCCTCCGTCTCCATCACCCGGCCCCGGAGCGTGAGCACCTCCTGGTCcgcctccgaccgggccctctGCTCCACCTCTAGGGCCTTCCTTGCTGACTTTAGGGCGACCCGCTCTGATGCCAAAGCACTCtgctctggctcaagggccgccaaggccACTTGAAGCTCTGCCTTGGTGCTCGCCAGGGATGCCCGCAACCTCGCCTCAGTCTCCCCCTGGCGGGCTTTcgtcgcctcgagcccttgctcgataGCAGTAGCCCGCTTcgctgcacgctgcccctccgcccgcACCTCGGCCACCCGCTCCTGGGACTCACGGCGAGCGGACTCTACCCGACGCTCGAGCTCAGCCATTCGGGCATATTCCGCCCAgaggaagtaagacttgcgggacgacatcttccttatatcctatgaaaaacaagcatgctaaaaacaaccgatgaaagattcaaagggcaaggacaagtaccagaaactcacctctgcTGCGAGCTGCAggtcgccctcaaccaactgccgAGCAAACTGAGCCTACTTCTGGGCGCTTTCAAGCTTCGCGGATAGCTTGGTGAGCTCAGACAccgcggcatgcccttgccccccaaaaatgtcccagagctgacgctcCCGGGAATCCTAGAGGACGAACCATGCCTTCGATGGGTCgtcagggtagggccactctaggtcaccctccggcgaaccatcggagggcccagcctccaactgGACCACTGCCAGCTCCCACGGCGACACCAGCGGCTCTGCCACGACATCTGCCTCGTCTTCAGACAGGATGTCCACCACCTCATTCGCGTGGAACGCCGCTAGGCATCCCAACTCCATCCTGGCCGCACTTCCCCCCGGCGCCTTCGGCTCCGACGGCAAGGATAAGTCGTACGGCCCTCCACCCGGTGAGATAGGAAGCTCGCCCTCCCTCGTCTCTTCCACCGCGACTAGTCGAGGAGGGGCCACGAGAGTTACCTCCGACGCAACCCCCACCATCGGCACtaggatcgccgccaacaccgacgccgccgctgccgccttaTCAACAGCCGACCCGGGGGGCACAACCCCCGGGAGGGAAGGCTTTGCCGCTGTCGCCCTGCTGCCCCCTTCGCTCACCACGACACactgcagggtgggcctccaaatcTCCTGCATGGGGGTCGGAGTGATGCTCAACCCCGGCATCCCCCGACCGCTAACAGAAAGTGCGGGTAAGTCACCCTCCGAAAAAGCTCAACCAACGGAATATAAAAAAATAACAGAAAGAAAAACATACTGGGAGGTGAGCGGCACGACTCTGAAAGCAGAGCCCGATGTTGACAGGCCCGCAACACGAGGACCGCTCCTAGGTagcgacccatgccccctcacttcagacaTAGGCGGAGTCGTCCCGACCGGCTCCTGCCGGGCCTGCGGGTCACTACGACCTCCGGCTCGAGACTCCTTGATCGGAGCAGCGGGCGGAGCATCCATCGACTGCAAGTCGCGCATCGTTTGGATGCTAGTCTGCTCCTTAGACCGCCCGGACTACTTGACCGCACCCACAGCAGGCAGGGCCTCCTCCAGCTGCGAGCCAGGCGTTGGCACCGGTCCCATTGGTGCACAAATGCCAGTCCGCTCCTTGGACCGCCCGGCTCGCTCAGCCGCGTCCGCCACAGGCAATGACGGAACCAACAACGCCACTgaggggcgcggtgaccgtgTCTGCTTTGCCACCCGTTTGCCAATGATGTCCGCACTTACTGTGCGCTTCCTCGACGCAGGAACCTCCGCACGCCGCGTGGCCCCCTGCACCTCACTAGCGGACATCGCCACAGGGTCgcgatgctccaccgaggtcacagtGACCCCCTGACactcctcctcatcggagaagaccatgtcatccaaatccataggatcatccgacgcgagttccgactcgacgtcgctcctacgttccccggccctcatgtgtcgggcgacctccttcttcttctcttccttccgtTGAACCTccatggttttcttcttcttccgggcatttgccgcctccttctgggcggcctgCTGAGCCCTGCCCTctggtcccttaggaaggtgtgGCTAGGACTTATACCTTTCAAGCCCCTACGAAACAGATGGCCCGGGATCAAGAAACagcaaaagcagaggaagaaacatGAACAAAATAAGGGATCATACCAGATTGGACACGACCGAGGCATTGAACGGTATGGGTTTCCCCACAACCGTATCCTTGGACCTCAACTGCAGCACCCGgtcaaggcgactccagacctcatcatcTGGCAGGTCCTCCGACGACACATGGTCCGAGTTCGACCGACCAACGTACATCCACATCGGttgcgtcctctccgccaatggcGCAACCCGGTggcggaagagggtgtggaacacccacaccccatcaaggCTGAGCCTTACGAGCTTCCACAGCTCCTCCTCGAttacctccaccttgtgcctctctgTGCGGGtgcaaccccacgaccaacttttcttcttcaccggcctcccaccggtgaacgccGGAAATGGCGCCTCCGCCGGATTccggatgtaaaaccactccccatgccatcctcgGTTGGAGTCACATGAGGTGTACGCAGGATACAAACCTCCCATGCTCAGCTTCCTCTGCAgggcaaccccccccccccaccggtGCGGTCTCAGCCGAATTCCCCGCCGTCATAGCTCTCCCGAAGAAGAAAAGCCGGAAGAGATccgtgtgcggctccatcccaaggaaagcctcgcaAACGGTGACGGAaccagcgatgtgcagcacccccgtcggattgaggtgttgtagctccagaccccactcgttgaggaacccacgcaggaaccagtgcgcaggGTATCCTAATCTGCGCTCAcgaaaggtaaggaaagaaaccacctcgtcgggacgaggttgcgggaactcctccctcctagggaccctccagtgcgcaACCTCCTGCGGTGGCAAAAACCCCTTTATGACGAAAGCCTCCAGCACCGACGTCCTCACGGTGGACGACCTCTAGTCCAATATTtcggtgagttcctctcttctccctcgctctctcctgtTTCTTCGCTAGAAACCTCCGctgctctcaggaacgctcacggcaaaaaaggaagagagaaggcggcggcagataaagaacaggcaaaagaacggaacgaaaaccctctcccttctcctacttaaggaaaagggaacaacagTTAGGGAAGGACGCGCCAATCGGGGAAGCCAGAACAACGGAGCGAGAatttctctcttttccatttaatgcagataagatgtgccctgaccgatgagacgtgctctacccgatggaacggctcctgattagaagggacgtggcctggccatggcccaccactaccgcacgatcaaccactaGCACACGATGGGCACAGGAACTGAAGCGCCACCGCACGCAGGCGGCTCCCCACTTCCCCGGGATAGACCTAGGGAGACCAAAAATGAAATCTCCATCGAGAAACCATCCGACCCCCCTAAGTTAATCAAATCACTCAGGATAGACACCAAGAAataggtaaggaagcgaaggggcaccccatgtaggccatgccgactctgtc
The nucleotide sequence above comes from Miscanthus floridulus cultivar M001 chromosome 18, ASM1932011v1, whole genome shotgun sequence. Encoded proteins:
- the LOC136523254 gene encoding uncharacterized protein translates to MSSRKSYFLWAEYARMAELERRVESARRESQERVAEVRAEGQRAAKRATAIEQGLEATKARQGETEARLRASLASTKAELQVALAALEPEQSALASERVALKSARKALEVEQRARSEADQEVLTLRGRVMETEEFPQPVSELVALLPELGETVKTLEQDLETTKATVSRNAEELAKAREERHALEGDLDQIHSVAQLVVSEIFMSVPSTSAPAVQLVEVPDVVKDLELGRNFVDPIPLDVLPAVAETGDRLAGTSAIIVVGASELPGEVVDSAVPEVTVAVASGPSEGLAPASLEVALVVPSLPQPASPSPSLASGDPSFSGDMVQQFDATHRLSELTAA